The segment AACGGGTTGTATGCGAAGACGTTCGAAGCGGAAATGGTGAAGGCGTTCGGGCCGAATCCGATGCCCAAGCTCGCCAAGCGCCACGCGCTCTATTCGAGCTTCTTCGACTTCCCCGACGGCCCGCCGCGTACATCGCACGAGCTCAATGGCTGGGGCGACAACGTGGTGCATGACTATCTGCGCGGCGTGGAGCGGCACGGGCGGCTGGGCGTGCTGTACTCCAACAAGGACTACGGCTGCGAGTGGGACTACGACTGGAAAAACAAACGCTTCCGGCGGAAGGACAATGCGCGCTTTGGCGTCAACATCGTGGTCTACGCCATGACCTGAGTTTGTGCGGGGGCGCGGGGGCGCGGGGGCGGTGACTCGCGCTCCCGGGCCTGTCCCGGGTTCGGAAACGCCTGCGGCGTTCCGAAGCCGGGACAGCTCCCGCTCGCGTGAGTCACCACCCCCGCGCCACGACCATCTTTGGACGGCGGGAACGGCGGAAACGACAGCGGGCGCGAACCGTTCGGTTCGCGCCCGCTGCGTTCAGGACGGCGTCGTGCCCCACGATCTTGCCTCATGCGGGACGCGTCAGACGTCCGATGGGCGCGAGCGAAGCAAGCGCCCGTCCGACGAGATGGTCGTAGCGCGGGGGCGGGCGCCGGGTGCAGGGGTGGGTCTCCGGGCTTCGGAACGCCGCAGGCGTTTCCGAAACCCGGAGACCACCCCGAAACCCGGCGCCCGCCCCCGCGCCGCGCACCAAGCTCAGTCGAACGCGGCGCCGACGTTGATCTTGCGGATCAGCAACCAGGGCGAGCCGTGCGAAATGGTGTTGGTCTGCACCGGCTGACCCTTGGCGTCGCCGCCGGTGCCGTGCATCTGCCATTCCTTGGGGCCGGTGATGCCGTCGAGGTTCTTCCAGAAGTCCGTCGTGATCGCGTTGTACGTCACGTCGGTCACCTGGCGCGTGATCTTGCCGTTCTTGATCTCCCAGAAGATGTGACCACCGAACTGGCCGTTGTAGCGCTGCTGGTCGATCGAGTACGAACCGCGGCCGTCGATCATCACGCCGTCCTTCACATCGGCAATGAGCTCATCACGCGTCGGGCTGTTGGCCGGACCCGGATCGAGGTGCACGTTCGGCATGCGGAGGAACGGATAGTCGCGCCACGAGGTGCCGAAGGTGCAGCCGCGGCTTTCCTTCTCGCCCATGTAGTGCGCGGTTTCGCGGTTCGTCTGCAGCCCCACCAGCACGCCGTCCCGCACGAGCGGCCACTGCTGCGTCTTCACGCCGTCGTCGTCGAAGCCGGTCGTGCCGAGGCCCGGGCCCGTCTTGTCGGCGGTGACGTTGAAGAGCTTGGAGCCGTACTTGAGCTTCCCCACGTCGCTGAGCTTCACGAAACTCGTGCCGGCGTAGTTGGCTTCGTAACCCACGATGCGATCGAGTTCGGTGGCGTGCGCCACGATCTCGTGAATCGTGAGCATCGCGTGACTCGGCGACAGGATCAGATCCTTGAAGCCACTCGAGCCGAGGGGCTTGGCCGTGCACATCTCCACCGCATCGGTGGCCACCTTCTCGGCCTGCGCGAGGAAGTCGCAGTTCTCGGCGAACTCCCATCCGCCCGTGCCGCCCACACCCGGATACTGCCGCGTGCGCGTCGCGTCACCCACCTTGGCCGTGACGGACATGTTGGGCGTGGTGGTGAACAGCTCCTGCTCGATGTACGAGCCTTCGCTGCTCGCGAAGTAGCGCCACTCGTAGCCGTGATTGACGCTCACGTTCACCGCCGTGACGCCCTTCACCGCCGCCGCCTTGTCGGCGATCGCCTGCGCCCAGTTCTGCTTGTCGGTCTGCGACACGCTCGTGGGATGCTTCACCATCGGCGTGATGTAGTGCTCCTGGTACGGCTTGACCGGCGCGAGCTTCATGTCCGTCTTCTTGGCGATGGCACTGGCCTTCGCCACTTCAACGGCCACGCGCGTCACGCGACGGAGTTCGTCTTCGGTGAGGATGGGGCTCGAGGCAAAACCCCACACACCACTGTGAATGACGCGCACGCCAAAGCCACCCGGCTGCCGATCGGCGTCGCTCGGAATGCCCTGCTGCCCGCGACCGCCGCCACGACCGCCACGGCCACCGCCACCAAAGCCACCGCCACCACCGGCCCCGCGCCCGCCGCCGCCGCCGGGACCACCCGGCGCCGCCCCCGGACGCAGGTTCACGGTGGCACCCGGCAACGTGGACGTCATGGTGAAGCGCACGTCCACATAACTGCAGCCGGCCATCTTGCCTTCGGCGAGCATGATGTCGGCGAGCCCCTTGAAGCGCGTCTCGAGTACGCGGCCCTTCGGGGAATCGGCGAGCACCTGCCCGAACAGATCGCGCGAGTACAGCGTGAGCGCCGCACCGGCACCGAACTTCTTCAGAAAATCGCGACGTGAATTCATGGGCGGGATTCCGGTCAGACGGCGGGAGAGACGGACGTCATGTAGAACTCTTCCATGCGCACGGGCGGCACGAGGGCGACCCCCGTGCCTTCGAAGCCTTCGCCCGTGAACATCGGCACCGGCTTGCCGACAAGCGTGAGATTGTTGTAGCCAACGAGCGGACTCATGTTCCAGCGGAAGTTCTGCACCGGGCCGACGATCTCGCCGTTCTCGATGAGGAAGAGCCCGTCGCGCGTCATGCCGGTGTTGAGCAGCGGCTGCTGCTGCGACGGCACGCCGCGGATGTACCAGAAGCTCGTGACGAGCAGCCCGCGCTTGGTCTGCTTGATCATCTCCTCGACGGAGAGATTCGAGCCTTCCTGCACGAGGCTCTGATTGGTGCTCGCCGGCGCGTTCGCCGCGAGGCTGCGCAACACGCCGTTCTCGACCCACGTCACCGGGCCAGCCGGCTTGAGATCTGGCCCGATGGGCGACTGGCGAAGGATCTGGTTGCCGATGTCGCTCTTCAGCGTGAAGAGATCGCTGAACAGCTTGTCGCCCGGCTTCTTCCCCTGCATGAACGAGCCGGCGCCACCGATGCCGCCGAACGGGCCGTCGTTGCCAGCGGCCGGCGGCGGCGGCGGCGCACCGGCGCCGGCAGCACCGCCGCCGCCACCACCGCCGCCACCACCACCACCCGGACCACCGCCGAATCCACCGCCAAACCCGCCGCGATTCCCGAAGATGCCGGTCATCAGCGACAGGAAGCGCGCGCTCGCGCGCGGCTCGAGAATCACCGTGTAGCGACCCGGCTCGAGCGCCTTCGCCTTGCGGCTCATGAGCGCCTTGTTGGCCGCGCTTTCGGTCAGCGCCTTCACATCGAGCTGCGGGAAGTCCTTGATGCCGCCGCGGGCCGCAAAGCCGGAGCCGCTACCATCGGGCATGCGGCAGGTGAGCACAAAGCCCAGATCAGCGGAGCGATAGTAAGCGAACAGCCCCTTCGAGTTCGCGGTGCAGGTCGCGATGTCGTTGCGCGGCATGTAGCCGGCGCCCACCACGCCCTTCGACGCGGCGATGTCGATGCTCTCCTTCACCAGCCGGCCCATGTCTGCAGGTCCGAGCTTCGTCATGCTCGGCAGCGCCGAGTCCACCTCGATGTACTGCTGGGGCCCAAGCCACTCGGCCAGGTTCTGGCTGTCGGCGGCGGCACGGGCTTCGGCGAGCGCCTCATCGACCGCGGCCTTGAGCCCCTTGTCGGAGGTATCGCGCGTGCTCGACGTGCCGACCTTCTGCCCTACGCGAACGGTGATGTTCACGTTGAGGTCGAACTGCACGAGGTTGGTGGTGATGGACGAATTCGCCCATCGCGTGCCGGACCGCTCACCGCCGGTGAACTGCACCTCGGTGTCCGTGCCGGCCATGTTGATCACCTTGTCGGTGATGGCCTTGACCTGATCGCGGGTATACATGCGCGGAAGTACGTGTGAGGGGAGAGAAGCGCTGGCGCGGGAGCGCGGTCTACCGGTGGTGGCGCGTGGGCAGGTCCGTGATGGTCACCGACGCCGACTTTCAGGAGTCAGGGGGAAGCGGTCAGGAGGGAGAAACTGCCCCCTGACTGCTCCCCCCTGACTTCTGAAGAGGGATGCCAGAATCACGCTCTCCCACTCCGCCTACGTAGCCACCATTCCCCGCCAAGCGCTAGAGCGAACGGGAGCATCCACCAGGGGAAACGCATGGGGTGCCAGGGGAGCGGTTCCGGGCGCGCCTGCGCCGCCTGCAGCACGGCGGGAACGAGCGCGTCCACCGTGGCGACCACCTGACCGCCGAGGGTGTTGGTCCAGGCCGTCGCGAGTGCCGGATCGAGGTCGGTTCCCGTGCCCGCATCGGGGCGGATGACCCAGGGCAGGCGCAGCGAATCACCGGCCGCGCTGATGGTGAGCGTGCCTTGCCCGCGCGCGTCTGGCGTGACGAGGACCCAGTGGTCGCGCAGCGACGTGGGGATCACCCCGATCGGAATGGCCGCCCCGCCGTCCGGTTGCCACGTGGCGGTCGGCGCAACGGAGGCGGTGACATCAATGCGCTGCCGTTCGCCCGGGGCGAGAGACAGCGCTTCGGGCGACGATGCGACCCGTGGCACGCGACGCGCCACTTGGGTGGCCACCACCTCGCGCCAGAACGTCTCGAACCCCGACGTTGACGGGTCGCGGAAGCGCCACGCGTCGAGCGCCCCATTCACCACCGCCTCACCGGCCCCCACGGGCTGTCGCCACACCACGGGCTGTTCGCCGAGTTGGAGCAGCGCGTCGCTCCCCGGCGGCAGTGCGGGCGGCGCAGCAATCACCAGCGCGCGCAGCGCGGCCGAACCGCCGGGCACCAGCGGCGCCCGCAACGCGACCGGGTCGCGCCGTGGCGTCGTGCGCCAGGGCGACGTGCCGAGCCACTGCACCAGCGAAGGCGCCGCTTCATCGGGGAGCAGCACGACCGGGATCCCCTCCGCGCTCACCAGGCGTCGCAGCGCGGCCAGCTCGCTGGCCGGGAGCGCCTCGGGAGCACCAACCACGATGACGTCCACGGAGCGCGCGTCGAGGGCGCTGAGCGACGCGGGCGCGCGCGGCGTGGCGCGGGTGACGAGCGTCTGCGGCGTGCGCGTGGTCACCACGCGGCTCCGCACCTCGAACCGGTCATCGCGCTCGAGCGCGCGACGCACGAACGTGGCCGTCCAACTCGGCCGTGC is part of the Gemmatimonadaceae bacterium genome and harbors:
- a CDS encoding TldD/PmbA family protein, producing MNSRRDFLKKFGAGAALTLYSRDLFGQVLADSPKGRVLETRFKGLADIMLAEGKMAGCSYVDVRFTMTSTLPGATVNLRPGAAPGGPGGGGGRGAGGGGGFGGGGRGGRGGGRGQQGIPSDADRQPGGFGVRVIHSGVWGFASSPILTEDELRRVTRVAVEVAKASAIAKKTDMKLAPVKPYQEHYITPMVKHPTSVSQTDKQNWAQAIADKAAAVKGVTAVNVSVNHGYEWRYFASSEGSYIEQELFTTTPNMSVTAKVGDATRTRQYPGVGGTGGWEFAENCDFLAQAEKVATDAVEMCTAKPLGSSGFKDLILSPSHAMLTIHEIVAHATELDRIVGYEANYAGTSFVKLSDVGKLKYGSKLFNVTADKTGPGLGTTGFDDDGVKTQQWPLVRDGVLVGLQTNRETAHYMGEKESRGCTFGTSWRDYPFLRMPNVHLDPGPANSPTRDELIADVKDGVMIDGRGSYSIDQQRYNGQFGGHIFWEIKNGKITRQVTDVTYNAITTDFWKNLDGITGPKEWQMHGTGGDAKGQPVQTNTISHGSPWLLIRKINVGAAFD